In the Molothrus ater isolate BHLD 08-10-18 breed brown headed cowbird chromosome 30, BPBGC_Mater_1.1, whole genome shotgun sequence genome, gggggggggggggcggggggtcGGGCCTACCTGTGTCGGCGCCGGTAACGGCGTTGGGCGAAGGGCGCTCCGGGCGGAGCGGGAGGAGGGAGggcgggagggagggggggggaggCGGGGAgggagcgcggcgggcgggcgcgcgggatggcggcggcggcggcgcgggcgcgGCTGCTCCGGCTGCGGCGGCCGCGGGTCTgggagggggcggcgggcgcggcccgATTTACACCCGCCCCGACCCGGAAACGCACGGCGCGCGCGGGGCGGGACGGAGCGGCCGCCGCCCCGCACAGCGCCCCCGTGCTTCGGGGAGGTCCGGGAGGGGACTGGGGCAAtgggggggaactggggggcACTGGAGGGGCCTGGGGGGCAATGGGGCAGcaatgggggcactgggggagctctgggggAAATAGGGGTAAAGGGGAGCGAATAAAAATGTCCTAGAATTGTGTATGGGAGCTATGGGGCAAGTGGGGGGCAATAGGAAGGGCTGGGGGGCAATaggggcagggggacacagggcagcCCGCGGTTTGTGTCCCCCCCAAGCCCAGGCCCCCTCGGCACGAAGGAGACGCTGACGCActttggggtgtcccagagctttattgggggacaggggggacaaCCCGGGACGCCCCCGGCAGTAGGGGACGGGGGACAGgatgggggtcctggggggtccCAAGAGAGTCCAGGTGGTTCCTGGTGGTCCCAGGTGATTCTGGGGGGTCCTGCGGGTGCCTCAGtcggagctgctggaggaggaggacgaggacgAGGACGAAGAGCGCTGGGGGGGATAGCAGAGCCATGAGCCCCCgaggggggctgggggtgaccccctgtgtccccccccgGGTCTCCCCCACCTTGTGCTTCTTGTGAGCCTTCTTCAtcctcttcttcatcttcttcgCCGCCTTCTTGTCCAGCCCGGGGGGGAGCGAGGGGAGCACCCCCGGGTGGGGGAGCACCCCCGGGTGGGGGGGCTGCGGCAGGGGGGGGCCCAAGGGGGGGCCCGAGGGGGCCAGAGGCGGCCCCGGGGGGTACGGGGGGGGCCCAGCGGGGTAcgggggctgccctggcccccCCAGCGGGTTGGGGGGCGCCGCGGGCGGGGGGTACACGGGGTTGGGGGGTGGGACCTGGGGGGGGTACGTGGGGTTCGGGGGGTACGCGGGGTTGGGAGGGGGCGGCTGtcctgggggggaaaaaggcgGAGATTGAGGGGGGGGTCTGACCCCGGGGGGGGTCAAGGCAGCCCCCCCAGTTTGGGGTGTCCCCCTGTACCTGCACCAGGGTTCCACATGGCGGGAGACTCCAGGACCTGGGGGGGCACCGTGGGTGAGCGGGGACCCCCCGAACCCCCCCAGGCACCCAGGGGAAACTGAgtcagggggtttggggggcccCCCCGGGACTGGATCGAGCCGGGCGGcgggggagctgcagaggagtcGGACGGTTTCGGGTgcgggggggatttggggtttggggtgcacGGGGGGTCCTGGGACTTCGCTCCCACCTTCGCTCCGGCCGCGGCCCCTCCCGGCAGGAAGCGGGGGCGGGGCTTAACCGGGGGCAAGGGCTTATGGCGGGCTCCTccccgggggcggggcctggtcctgccccctccctcccgcGTCCCGATGTCCCCCTGCCcgccccgtgcctcagtttccccgcaCGCACCTGGCCGGGGGCGGCCGCTGGGCCGGGGTCCCCCGGGGCCGGTGCGGGCCCCGCGGCCAAGCGCTGGAGCCGCTGCAGCGCCCGCTCGGCCGAGAGCCGCGCCTCGGGGTCCGGGTCCCAGCAATCCTCCAGCAGCTCCGGCAGAGCCCCCCCGGCCTGTGGGACCCCCACCCACCCGGGTCACCCGGGGATGTCACCCGGGGATGTCACCCGAACGGGGACAGCCCCCGGTGCCCTCAGCACCATCGCTCCAGCGCGGAGGGGACCCCTGGGCAGCGACCCCCCCAAACACCCCCGGGTACCCGAAACGCCCCCGGGTACCCAGGCAGGGACGCCCCCTCGGACCCCCGGCCCCCTGCGGGTCACCCCTGCCCGCGCCCacccgggggggtcccggggctcTGACCTGCGGGGTGCGGTGCCAGGCCGGGGGGATGAGCGGCCGCCGCCTCTCGTCCGCGGCCAAGCGGCGCAGCTGAGCCCcgctggggctggagcccagctcGGCCTCGTAGGCCAGCCGGAACGGCGGCACCGGGGCTCCTGCGGGCGGGGCGGCCGGGGGtcagcggggccggggggccgCGGGCAGCGCGGGGGGACCCGCGGGGCTCACCGGGGCTCAGGGCCTGGCAGCGGGACAGgatctcccagagcagcagccccagcgcgTAGACGTCGGCCTGGCGCAGCGCCCGGCCCCAGGCCCGCAGGTCCAGGCTCTCATCCAGGATCTCGGGTGCCAGGTACCGCTGCGTGCCCGCCTGCGCCACACCAGGCCCTGAGCGGGGGCTCGGGGCCACCGGGGCTGCTGGGGCCACCGGGGCCACCAGAGCCACCAGGGCTACCAGGACCACCAGGGCCACTGGGCCTCCATGCCAAGGACAGGCTCAgctggcagccacagcccacACTGCCAGCGACATCTGGGGTGCCATCCCCAACCCAGGGCTGTCACCTTCCCATGCCaggccatgccatgccatgccatgccatcccacccctgtcccccctgtcccccctgtccccctgtcacCTTGCGGATGGCCACGCTGTGCCGGCTGCTGGCGCTGTCCTGGGCGCGCGGTGGCAGCGCCAGCGCCAGCCCGAAGTCGCCAATGGCGCAGGTGCCGTCCTCCCGCACCAGCACGTTCTGGCTGCTCAGGTCCCGGTGCACCACGCTGGGCTTGtacagccctggggacaccgagGGTCAcgggagggacagggcagggacagggcagggggacaggggacaccgggggtGCCGTCCTCACCGTCACgccacagctcctggtgcaggaAGGCCAGGCCGCGGGCCAGGGACAGCGCCAGGCGCACGCTGCCCGCCCAGGTCCCCACGTGCTGCCCCAGGAAGTGGCgcagggagccctggggacCCGTGAGGGACACGAGTGGGGACGTGGGGCACCCCCCAGGATCTCCCACATATCTCCCCCCACCGgcccccatccccatccctgtgctccctgacTGTCCCACGCACCCCCCTGAGGCCCCTCAATCCCTTGCACACCCCgagccccccaaatccccgtCACAAccgagccccccgagcccccatTACTCCCGTACCCCTTGAACCCCCCAGACTCCTGTTACCCCCCTCCCTGTACCCCTCATACCCCCAAGCTCCTGTTACACCCACCCCTGTTatcccctgagccccccaaactCCCGCTACCCCCATCCCggtcccccccagcccccgggGTGACCCACGGCCGGGtagagctgcagcaccaggagccccCCGCGGGCTCGGGGCGCGGCCTCCCGGgtgtgcagcagcctggccacGTTCTCGTGCTCCATCAGCGGCAGCGAGTGCACGGCGCGTTCGGCCGCGAACCTCCGGCCGGCCCCGGCCGCGAACGCCTTGATGGCCACGGGCCGCTGGCGCAGCGTGCCCCGCCACACGGCCGAGAAGCGCCCGGACTGCAGCACCTGCCCCGCGGCGGGGACACGCACAGGGGACACGGCTGGCACCGGGTGTCCCCGAGCCCCGGCACCCCCACTCAGGGACCACCTTTGGGGGTCCCTCAGAGCTGTTGTGCCCCCCCCGGACTGATGccccctctgccatgggtgTCCCCACGTCCCCTCCCCATATGGGTGCCCCCTCCCAGCGCCaccccctcctctgccctcccacCTGGGTGCCCCTGTTGGGTGTCCCTCCCCCCATGGTGGGTGTCTCCCGGGGGGTGTCCCTCGCCCCGTGCGTGTCCCCCGCCCCGTTAGGGTCCCCGCGTGGGTGTTCCCCGCCCCGGGGGTGCCCCGCACCTGCAGGAAGTGCAGCGCAGGCAGGTCCGGGctggggggctccggggggGGGACCCCGATTCTCCGTCCCCCCCGCGGTGGCTGCCCCGTGCGGGCCCTCGTCCGGCGCAGTCCTGgatgggggacaccagggacaccccgATCCGGGGACCCCCCCACAGGAACCCCCCCAAATCAGGGACACGggacctggggacaccagggaccaACAGCCCCCCCTCGCCAggcaggggacatgggggatgTGGCATCCCGGGGGACACCCCACCTGGGACACCCCACCCGGGACACCCCACCTGGGACACCCCACCCCAGGGGGTCACAAGGACGCCAGGGACCCCCgccccagggacagggtgacacaACATTGGGGACCCCCCCCCTCCACCCCGGCAGACCCCCACTCTGGGAACACCAGAGATGCGGCctttggggacacccaggggacatGGGGTAGGGGCCGGCTGTGCCCGGGGGTCCCCCCGTCCCCGCCGTGTCCCTGCCCCTACCGAGGACGCCCAGAcagatgaggaggatgaggaggagggggctggcgcccagcagccacagggtcCCCGCGGACCCCCCCCGGCCGGGTACTGGGGACAGAGACTGAGGTGACACGGAGCCCCGCTGAGCCCCCGGGTGTCCGGGGTGGTGGTGGGGGACACTTTAGGGGATCCCATGGCTTCCCCCGTGCCCCCAGAACCCCCCGGCCCCGTACCTGGGCCCGGGCGGGGCCCCCCGGCGGCCGCCGCGGCGCCGGTGGCGTTGCCGTTGCAGAGGTGGCCGcggcacaggcacagcagcacgGAGCTGCCCGGGTGGCCCGCGGGGCTGGGCGCGCAGGTGGCCGAGGGACAGGcgtccccccgccccccccagcagcctggggacagcggcGCGGTCACACGGGGGGGGCAGGGGACAGGTGGGACCCCCCCGCAGCGGCTCCtccccggcgccgccgccgccgctgctcaAGGCCAAGGCCAAGGCGGCCGCTGGGGAGGGACCAGAACCTCCCCAATCCCCCCTGGCCCGGatcagcctctgctcctgccccccgGCCCCGATCCGACCCCTTTTgcctccccaaacccccccagggcagcactgaagCCCTcagtcctgccccagccccttctATCCCTCCAAATCCCCCCCTGGGGCAGAACCAACCTCTCCATcctcccccaaaatccccctgggGCAGAACCAGGCTCTCCATCctaccccaaaatccctccagGGCAGAACCAGGCTCTCCATCctaccccaaaatccccctgggGCAGAACCAGGCTCTCCATCctaccccaaaatccccctgggGCAGAACCAGGCTCTCCATCctaccccaaaatccccccggGCAGGACCAGtcccctccatcctcccccATCCCCTTCTGCCCCTCCAACCCCGCCTGGGGCAGGCTCAAAGCGCAGCCCCCCTTTCCCCTGCCCAGagccgggggtcccgggggtctccccctttcccctgccctgagccgggggtcccgggggtctcACCCTGCACCAGAGCGTGGCTGCGGTTCCAGATGCCCACGCAGCACTGCCCGGGGGGGCAGCGCACGGCGccggccgccgccccgcccgcgtCGCCCAGCGCGCCCCGCACGCTCGGGTGCTTGTAGGACACGCAGGTCAGGTTCTGGGGACCTGCCGGGGACACCTCGCACCAGGGGGGGCTCTGAACGCTGAACCTCCCCAGAagggcccccccagccccggctgtGCCCCCCTGCACCCACCTGGGCGCCCCATGGGAGCCTCCGCGGGGCCGGTGGGAAGAGGAgcggagcaggagcagcaggaggaggaagaaaaggagaaggaggaggaggaggaggaggaaggtgctgcCCCCGCATCAGGGAGGAGAGAGCCGGGGTgtctggggaggggggcagCCAAGCCTGGCCCCCTGCCCTGCGTCACCCAAACGGagctcagtgtcccctgtcccctctgccactCCCAAAACCGGCCTGTGATCCCCCAAAAGGGGCTcagtgtccccctgtcccctctgccaccccccAAAACCGGCCTGTGACCCCCCAAAAGGGgctcagtgtcccctgtcccctctgccaccccccaaaaccagcctgTGACCCCCCAAAAGGGgctcagtgtcccctgtcccctctgccacccccccaaaaaccgGCCGTGCCCCACAAGGGACCCCCCCTCAGACTTCCAGACAACGCCAGCGACTCGTGTTTATTACAAAAAGAACTCGTCGTTCCCCATTTACAAAGGAGCCCCCCAAAACTAACAGTTTCATCTAAGTCTTTTTGTACAAAAAAATAGCACTTTGGgacccaaaaaaaaccaatcatccaccaccccctcccccccaaaaaaatcgCCTTTGGGGGGGGAGGTTTATGACATCAGCCACCGGATTTGTAAAAACCaaccccccctcccctccccttccctaAATTAAAACAACAGAGACGGGACGAGATCAAACAGGGAGAGAATTATTGCCAGTTTGGGGGGGCTggaccccccaggacccccccgCTGCATAGAGAACCGGCCCCGGCCCCCTGGAATGGAGGggtgacagtggattggagcCGGGGCAtgggggcagcccccagagcccccccggACCCTCTGTGGGACGTGGGAGCGGAGCAGGGGGGGCTcgtccccagcctggccccccCTTGTCAAGGCACGTTTGTGTTTTGTGTCCCAGGAATGGCCGGGGGGCTTTGGGGGCCGCTGGGGGAGGGTTGGGGGTGCCGGGAGCAGGGTGGGGACCCCGGTGCCGACAGAGCCAAAATGGGGGCGGGGGGAGGATCCAGCTgcacccccacccccccccgGCACTGGGAGCAGCGCTGGTGGTGtggaccccccccccaaaatgcTCTGATCCCCCCAAAATGCTCTGATCCCCCCAAAATGCTCTGATCCCCCCAAAACACCGcaggggagcagcccaggctctgaGAGAGCCCcccgggggtccctggggtCCCCCTCCCTCGCGGCTGCGTTTCCATGGGAAAGCCGAGCTCCCTGGGGACAATCCATGcgcagggaggggacaccggggacatCACCGGGACGGGACACGCCAGGGACGTCCCAACGCCGGAGCCGGGGTGGGGTTTGGCACTTGATCccctctggggacagagctAGGCTCGGGGGGCGTCGGGGCGGGGGTAAAATCACCAAATTGACCATTAAATTAAGAAACCTCCTGGTTTTTGTCCCAATCCTTTGTGGATTTCGGGCTGGGGGGGGGTCCGGGGGAGCTCATAGTGCTTCACAGGgttattaaaatacaaatgcttAAAGTTtcctatataaaaatatacaaatgcaaaaatagATATCGAGAGAGAGAGCcggggggggctgggggggccaGGCCCTGCGCCCCCTCCCCGGGGagcttctgctgcctttccttttttttgcgtgtttttttacaaaaaaacccccccccaaatcaAAACAAGATTCCTGCTTCCCGCCGGCTCCCGGAGCTGCCGAGCGAGTGGGACAAAGCTCGGAATGGAGATGGGGCAGccggggcagctcctgctggccccagggacTCCGGCTCCTCCCCGGGCTCCTGGCTCGGCTGCAGCTTCTCCCGGGACAACGGGGAGCGGGACAAGGAAGCActgaggggctgcggggcggcTGCTCTCCACCTGCCCTGGCGAGGACAGCAGCTCCAATGCCCCCGGGAACGGCCCGGAGAGGTGAGAACAGCCCGGGGCGGGTGGGGATGGATGGCCCGGGGCAGGTGAGAACAGCCCGGGGCAGGTGGGGATGGAtgccctggggcaggtggggatggatgccctggggcaggtggggatGGATGCCCCGGGGCAGGTGGGGATGGATGCCCCGGGGCAGGTGAGAACAGCCCGGGGCAGGTGGGGATGGATGCCCTGGGGCATGTGGGGATGGAtgccctggggcaggtggggatggatgccctggggcaggtgagAACAGCCCGGGGCAGGTGGGGATGGATGCCCCGGGGCAGGTGGGGATGGATGCCCCGGGAAGGTGGGGATGGAtgccctggggcaggtgagAACAGCCCGGGGCAGGTGGGGATGGAtgccctggggcaggtggggatggatggCCCGGGAAGGTGGGGATGGATGGCCCGGGAAGGTGGGGATGGAtgccctggggcaggtggggatGGCCCGGGAAGGTGGGGATGGAtgccctggggcaggtgagAACAGCCCGGGGCAGGTGGGGATGGATGCCCCGGGAAGGTGGGGATGGATGCCCCGGGGCAGGGGGGATTCATGGATCAGCGGCCATCCCGGGGGGGGCTCCCCTCTGCACCAACCCCaaaatgggagcagggaagtTCTGGGTCCCCTCCTGGGCTCCTGCCCCGCtcaggccctgctgggctcaccCCAAGGCTGCGCCTGGGAACAATCCCAGGTTTCCTTTTGGGGATCCACTCCCTGcgccccccagccccggctgGGGATGAGCCCGGCAGGGCAGCCGGGATGCGGCCGgggcaggaagaggagggtgtGGGAGGAAGAACGGAAAGAACCGAGCCCTCCCCCGGCGGGAGGAGCGGGATCCTGCAAAACcctttttgggggttttttctccAAACTGTCCCTATTTCCAgcaccctttttttttgtcaggagCCACCTCCAGCGGTGCCACAACAAAACCCTCGAGTGTCCCTCGTGTCCCTGCGGTGCTTCCCCCTCGCTCCAGATCGGCTGAGCTCCGCAGATTCTCCTTTTTCCCGATTATTactataattattattaattccAATGCTggctgtaataaaaaaaatcaactttccCCCCCGAGGAGGCTCCAGTTGTCCCCCCAGGGCTGCgtcccagcccctctgtccACGACCTTCCCATGGAGCAACTCCACTCCCACAGGACAGGGAGCCTTGCCAAGAAAACGGCTGGAAAAAACCAAgatccaagaaaaaaaaataaaaacaacaccTGCCAAGGCAGGGGAGGGCAGTGGGAGTCCAAGGGTGAAAAATCCAGCGGGATCTCCCCCCGAGAATGCCAAAGGAATTACAGAGTCACCTCAAAGCAAAGCGCCGACAGCCCGGGAGGGGTCGGGGGGTCTGATGGGAAATGGGacctggggagggaaggggagctCGGGCATCGTCCGGCGCGCCCCAGAGGGGCCGACCTGCTCCAGGATAAGGCATCAAAGGGACCACGCCATGGTCACAGCAACATCTCTCCTCTCTCAAACGaacacattttatatttttatatatataataataatatagaatcttttctcttctttttttttttgtttttttttttttctttgcttttttgtttttttgtgttggtttttttttttttttttgtattgttttgttGGTATTTCTAtcgttgggtttttttgggtttttttttgccttttttttttgctaaaaggACCGAGGCATGATGACGCCAAGGGACCTCGGGTcggggaggcaggaggggaggggaaaagggacaaaaaaaaaggggggggggaaaaaaatcaagccgaaattaaaaaatatatatatatatagctcTGGCCTTCAGGTGGAGGTGGCGGCCGGGCCGCGCTGGAGGCGCCGTCCCCGCGCGCAGAAGCCTCGGAAGCCTCAGAAGCCGTTGCCGCTGATGTTGATGGACTGCAGGTCGGCCACCTGCATGACGTTGATGCCGCTGCTGGCCAGGCGGGCGATGCCCTCGGGGCAGATGGCCTCCATGGCCACCATGTTGGTGGCGATCAGCGCCGAGGGCGTGGCGCCGCCGTTGCCCTCGGCCGAGGCCGCCGTGTCCATGGGGACGGCCGAGACGTTCATGGCCACGCTGGCGGCGCCTCCCTTCTTGTTCTGGTGGGTCTTGATGTGCTTGGAGAGGTGGTCGCTGCGCATGAAGCGCTTGGGGCACTCCGGGCAGGCGAACTTCTTCTCTCCTGGGGGAGGGACGGGGCCGTGAGGGACGGAGGGGAaaaggctgggatttgggaagagGTTCCTGCCCTCTGTGAGAGGGGAAGACCTGAGTGCCAACGCTCCAGGACGCtggaattttggggaaaggCTCCTCCCCACGAGAATGCTTGGGCCCTGGAGGGGctctcagccccaagagctcAAAGCCAACCTCTCAGGAGgctggaattttgggaataGTTTGGGACCTTGAGAAAAGGTTCCTCCCCTGTAAGAATGCTCAGGCCCTGGAGGGGctctcagccccaagagctcAAGGCCGAACGCCTGAGCTCTTCCAACGTGGAATTTCAGCCCCACGGATCCCTGAGGCTGCCCCGCgagccagagcagccccccagagcccccagccccacctgtgTGCGTGCGCTTGTGCCGCTGCAGCTCGTCGGAGCGGGTGAAGCGCTTCCCGCACAGCACCCAGGTGCAGATGAAGGGCCTCTCCCCCGTGTGCCACCGCAGGTGCGCCCGCAGGTGAGACGTCTTCCCGTACACCTTCCCGCAGCCTGGCACGTGGCAGATGTGCTGCTTCTTCTTGCCTGGatccccagagctcctgcaggaagaaaagggtTAAACCTGAGGCAATTTCAGGGGATACGGCCTGGGGGGGTGGAGCTGCTGGACTGGGATGGGACCCACCCGTGGGATCgatgggtttggggtgaggCTCAGCCCGGTGgagtgccaggtcctgcccctGGCCCACAACAGCCCCATGGGACACGGGGAATTGGGGctggaaagctgggaaaggacctgggggtgcccaggtggccccgtgcatgtggcacttggggacacgggtggccttgccagggctgggggagcagctggagctgatgaTTGAGGGACCCTTCCCAACCCAAATAACTCCACAAATCGAGGCCCCTGGGGGTGCTCCCGGTGGCGGAGCCGCGGGCAGCAGCCTCACCTGCCCTCTCCTTCCTTGCAGTAGGGACAGGTGCAGGCTTCCCTCCGTGTTTTCcggccctgctggggctgggggtcgGGGCTGGTCTCCCCCTCCTCCACGGCCGCGCTCTCGTCGCCCAGCCCGTCCCCGCTGCCGccgtgcagccccagctgggccccGTGCTCACCTGCGAGGCAAGGAACAGGTTACAGCAGGCTCCTCACCTGGACACCAGGGTCTCCTCTGCCAAAGGTCAACCCCATCCTTCTCCCTCGGCCTTCCTGAcattccccagcctggggctctcCCTGGCCTCCCCAGCCCCCGGATCTCCCACATTTCCCCCATTTTGGTCCAGgtctttaatttatttccagGGGCTGTGATTCCAGACCCAAATCcgcctttttccccccaatttccTCACAGGAAGGACATGCTGTCACCTGAATGCGGCAGGTTTGAGACAAATTCATCTTTTCCCCAACAATTTCCTCACGAGGAATCCGATTTCTGTGACCTGAGTGTGTCAGGTTTGAGACGAGCACACCTGGGGTTTTATCTCATTCCAGAGTTGCTCTCCCAAGGCTGGGAAATGAAGCCCCAGGCTGGAATTactcccaaaaatcccatctgtggcttttcctggtgctgtttccagcagctccagtgaggAGGAGGCGACAGGAAGGTCAGTGGGGGTGTCCTGGGACTGCTGGTCACTCACTGCACTTTCCAAAGCTGGCattcccaaagcccagcccacGATCCTTCTGGGAagccctgctgagagcagcGCCTCGGCCAAGCAGGGAAATTTCCTTTACAATCCCAGGTTTCCCCATAGGAGCTCCgaggcaggagccagggggGTTGGAGAAGGATAAATTTCAAATCCCCCAtgaggcacaggctgggcactCCTGGAGGTGCCAGGAGGGAGTTTCACAACCCGGAGACGGTGCTGGGAATGAGGAAGAATTCCTGGCAGGAACAAcctccccagtccctgctggTGCCGGTGCCAGCTTTGTCAGCCTGGGCAAAGCTCCACgagggacaggagccaccaGAACGGATCCCTGGGGCTCAGGAGCCACCAGAACGGGTCCCTGGGGCTCAGGAGCCACCAGAACAGGTCCCTGGGGCTCAGGAGCCACCAGAACGGGTCCCTGGGGCTCAGGAGCCACCAGGAAAGTGAAGAAATCTTCCCTAGAATCcaagctgaagcttcccagcacagcctgaggccgttTGCCTGtgacctgggagaagaggcaggagcaggctgggaggtTTGCTGCCCCCCAGCCCACAGAGATCCAGATTCCCTGGAaaaggcagggctggcctgtCCGGGAATGTCAGGGAACGCTTCAAGCACCCCCAGGGGCAGAGCCCGGCCTTGtcacactggggacagggcaggagcagccggGCTGTCACCGGGGGCTGTTACCGGGGCTGTCACCGGGGCTGTTACCAGGGGCTGTCACCGGGGGCTGTCACTGGGGGCTGTTACCGGGGCTGTCACCGGGGCTGTCTCCAGGGGCTGTCACTGGGGCTGTCACCCGGGGGCTGTCACCGGGGGTTGTCACTGGGGGTTGTCACCGGGGCTGTCACCGGGGGTTGTCACCGGGGGCTGTCTCCAGGGGCTGTCTCCAGGGGCTGTCACCGGGGCTGTTACCGGGGCTGTCACCGGGGGCTGTCACCAGGGCTGTCACCGGGGGTTGTCACCGGGGCTGTTACCGGGGCTGTTACCGGGGGCTGTTACCGGGGGCTGTTACCGGGGCTGTCATTGGGGGCTGTCACCGGGGCTGTCTCCAGGGGCTGTCACCGGGGGCTGTCACCGGGGGCTGTTACCGGGGGCTGTCACTGGGGGTTGTCACCGGGGGCTGTCACCGGGGCTGTCACCGGGGCTGTCACCTGGCACACAAACCCCAGGTATATCCCCAGGACCGTcccttcatccatccatccaggaCCAGCCCCCGGGCCCTGCCCTCACCCCTGGCAGCACGGGATCGCTGTCCCCTCCAGAGGTGACACCGTTTGAAGGCCGGCCCTCGGTGCCACATTGCCGAGCTCCCTGCCAGGCCGAGCGTTTCAGGAGCTCCCCaggccctccctgcagctcctgtgacgtgtctgcaggcacagccctgcacgcAGCCAGCCTGCGAGGGGTTTTTAAGCTCCCTAAGCCTGCGCCAACAGCTTTGTGCTCCAGCCACGGATTAGAGATTTCCCCggatgggaagagctgctggggaaataaaaaaaataaaagcaagaaaaaaaaaaaaaaagaaaaaaaaaaagccaagagaaaacacaacttctctcccccccaaaaaaatcccaaaccaggAGAAAACACAAGTTCTTTCCCCAGAAATACACCAGGGAGGGGGAGAATCCAGCCAGGATGCCTTGGAATGGAATGGCTCCAATCCTCCAAAAGGCAAAAGCCTAC is a window encoding:
- the LOC129046987 gene encoding splicing factor 3A subunit 2-like isoform X2 gives rise to the protein MNPPCPGASIPTFPGHPSPPAPGCSHLPQGIHPHLPGPSPPAPGHPSPPSRAIHPHLPGPSIPTCPRASIPTCPGLFSPAPGHPSPPAPGHPSPPAPGHPSPHAPGHPSPPAPGCSHLPRGIHPHLPRGIHPHLPQGIHPHLPQGIHPHLPRAVLTCPGPSIPTRPGLFSPLRAVPGGIGAAVLARAGGEQPPRSPSVLPCPAPRCPGRSCSRARSPGRSRSPWGQQELPRLPHLHSELCPTRSAAPGAGGKQESCFDLGGGFFVKKHAKKRKGSRSSPGRGRRAWPPQPPPALSLDIYFCICIFLYRKL
- the LOC129046987 gene encoding splicing factor 3A subunit 2-like isoform X7 → MNPPCPGASIPTFPGHPSPPAPGCSHLPQGIHPHLPGPSPPAPGHPSPPSRAIHPHLPGPSIPTCPRASIPTFPGHPSPPAPGHPSPPAPGCSHLPQGIHPHLPQGIHPHMPQGIHPHLPRAVLTCPGASIPTCPGASIPTCPRASIPTCPGPSIPTRPGLFSPLRAVPGGIGAAVLARAGGEQPPRSPSVLPCPAPRCPGRSCSRARSPGRSRSPWGQQELPRLPHLHSELCPTRSAAPGAGGKQESCFDLGGGFFVKKHAKKRKGSRSSPGRGRRAWPPQPPPALSLDIYFCICIFLYRKL
- the LOC129046987 gene encoding splicing factor 3A subunit 2-like isoform X8, with the translated sequence MNPPCPGASIPTFPGHPSPPAPGCSHLPQGIHPHLPGPSPPAPGHPSPPSRAIHPHLPRAVLTCPRASIPTFPGHPSPPAPGHPSPPAPGCSHLPQGIHPHLPQGIHPHMPQGIHPHLPRAVLTCPGASIPTCPGASIPTCPRASIPTCPGPSIPTRPGLFSPLRAVPGGIGAAVLARAGGEQPPRSPSVLPCPAPRCPGRSCSRARSPGRSRSPWGQQELPRLPHLHSELCPTRSAAPGAGGKQESCFDLGGGFFVKKHAKKRKGSRSSPGRGRRAWPPQPPPALSLDIYFCICIFLYRKL
- the LOC129046987 gene encoding splicing factor 3A subunit 2-like isoform X12; the encoded protein is MNPPCPGASIPTFPGHPSPPAPGCSHLPQGIHPHLPGPSPPAPGHPSPPAPGHPSPPAPGCSHLPQGIHPHLPGASIPTCPGASIPTCPGLFSPAPGHPSPPAPGCSHLPRGIHPHLPRGIHPHLPQGIHPHLPQGIHPHLPRAVLTCPGPSIPTRPGLFSPLRAVPGGIGAAVLARAGGEQPPRSPSVLPCPAPRCPGRSCSRARSPGRSRSPWGQQELPRLPHLHSELCPTRSAAPGAGGKQESCFDLGGGFFVKKHAKKRKGSRSSPGRGRRAWPPQPPPALSLDIYFCICIFLYRKL
- the LOC129046987 gene encoding splicing factor 3A subunit 2-like isoform X4, producing MNPPCPGASIPTFPGHPSPPAPGCSHLPQGIHPHLPGPSPPAPGHPSPPAPGCSHLPQGIHPHLPGASIPTCPGASIPTCPGLFSPAPGHPSPPAPGHPSPHAPGHPSPPAPGCSHLPRGIHPHLPRGIHPHLPQGIHPHLPQGIHPHLPRAVLTCPGPSIPTRPGLFSPLRAVPGGIGAAVLARAGGEQPPRSPSVLPCPAPRCPGRSCSRARSPGRSRSPWGQQELPRLPHLHSELCPTRSAAPGAGGKQESCFDLGGGFFVKKHAKKRKGSRSSPGRGRRAWPPQPPPALSLDIYFCICIFLYRKL
- the LOC129046987 gene encoding splicing factor 3A subunit 2-like isoform X13; its protein translation is MNPPCPGASIPTFPGHPSPPAPGCSHLPQGIHPHLPGPSPPAPGHPSPPSRAIHPHLPRAVLTCPRASIPTCPGLFSPAPGHPSPPAPGHPSPHAPGHPSPPAPGCSHLPRGIHPHLPRGIHPHLPQGIHPHLPQGIHPHLPRAVLTCPGPSIPTRPGLFSPLRAVPGGIGAAVLARAGGEQPPRSPSVLPCPAPRCPGRSCSRARSPGRSRSPWGQQELPRLPHLHSELCPTRSAAPGAGGKQESCFDLGGGFFVKKHAKKRKGSRSSPGRGRRAWPPQPPPALSLDIYFCICIFLYRKL